One genomic segment of Kiritimatiella glycovorans includes these proteins:
- the glmM gene encoding phosphoglucosamine mutase → MDKLFGTDGVRGLANSGPMSAEMIMAIARATAHVCKRHHRQEEMRPKIVIGKDTRLSGYMLESALTAGICSMGVDVLLVGPIPTPGLAYITHSMRADAGIVISASHNPFHDNGIKIFSRSGTKLPDDEEREIEELVRADNLSAMGAAPEEIGKARRIEDSKGRYIEFCKRSFPDACDLDGIKLVLDCANGATYQCAPVIFSELGAEVETIFNRPDGMNINEACGSQYPETLIEKVRAGGADAGLAFDGDGDRLIAVDEHGRVLTGDHLLAICAKAWKGEGRLANDTVVGTQMTNFGFMTAMQDLGVNVERAKVGDRYVLERMKQRGAVLGGESSGHLIFSDIHTTGDGIVSALQVLAIMRTSGKPLSELADVMKLAPQRLINIDVAEKKSIDDVPPLREAVSAAETELGDRGRVLIRYSGTQPLCRVMVEGPDEATTTRLAESLSAVVREHLGA, encoded by the coding sequence ATGGATAAACTCTTCGGCACCGACGGCGTCCGCGGCCTCGCCAACAGCGGCCCGATGTCGGCGGAAATGATCATGGCCATCGCGCGTGCGACGGCGCATGTCTGCAAGCGCCACCACCGCCAGGAGGAGATGCGCCCGAAAATCGTGATCGGCAAGGACACGAGACTCAGCGGCTACATGCTTGAGAGCGCGCTGACGGCGGGTATCTGTTCGATGGGGGTCGATGTGCTCCTGGTGGGGCCCATCCCGACCCCCGGTCTCGCCTATATCACCCACAGCATGCGCGCCGATGCGGGGATCGTGATTTCCGCGTCCCATAATCCGTTTCATGATAACGGCATAAAGATTTTCTCCCGCAGCGGCACCAAGCTGCCCGACGACGAAGAGCGCGAGATCGAGGAGCTGGTGCGCGCGGATAACCTGAGCGCGATGGGGGCAGCTCCCGAAGAGATCGGGAAGGCGCGGCGCATCGAGGATTCAAAGGGGCGCTACATCGAATTCTGTAAACGGAGCTTTCCCGATGCCTGCGACCTAGACGGGATCAAACTGGTCCTGGACTGCGCCAACGGGGCCACCTACCAGTGCGCGCCGGTCATATTCAGCGAACTGGGTGCCGAAGTGGAGACCATCTTCAACCGCCCGGACGGCATGAATATCAACGAGGCATGCGGTTCGCAGTATCCCGAAACGCTGATCGAGAAAGTGCGCGCCGGCGGAGCCGACGCGGGACTGGCCTTTGACGGCGACGGCGACCGGCTGATCGCGGTGGATGAGCACGGGCGGGTGCTGACCGGGGATCACCTGCTGGCTATCTGCGCGAAGGCCTGGAAAGGCGAGGGACGGCTCGCGAACGATACCGTGGTCGGCACGCAGATGACGAACTTCGGGTTCATGACCGCGATGCAGGACCTGGGTGTGAACGTCGAACGCGCCAAAGTGGGCGACCGCTACGTGCTGGAAAGAATGAAGCAGCGGGGCGCCGTGCTGGGAGGGGAGTCTTCCGGGCACCTGATCTTCTCGGATATCCATACCACCGGCGACGGCATCGTGTCCGCGCTGCAGGTGCTGGCCATCATGCGTACGAGCGGGAAACCCCTCTCCGAACTGGCGGATGTCATGAAACTGGCTCCCCAGCGGCTGATCAATATTGACGTGGCCGAAAAGAAGTCGATCGACGACGTACCCCCGTTGCGGGAGGCGGTGTCTGCGGCGGAGACCGAACTCGGCGACCGCGGGCGTGTCCTGATCCGTTACTCCGGCACGCAGCCGCTCTGCCGCGTCATGGTGGAGGGGCCCGACGAAGCCACGACTACGCGCCTCGCCGAATCGCTCTCCGCCGTGGTCCGGGAGCATCTCGGCGCATGA
- a CDS encoding ABC transporter permease has product MGRLGQLVLLTLRNSGRAVLMSLRSFRILPAVLSPRRRPEFMRQCFVTGIRSLGVITVVALFTGMILALQTGLELRRFGQQAHIGTAVTVVMLREMGPFMTGLIIAASVGSAIAAQLGTMTVSEEVAALEVMSIDPHSFLVLPRLVALAVMMPVLTVYSNLVGILGGAVVGATQLGVSFAAYFDNATMYAANKDLYVGLFKALLFGIIIATVACHQGFATTGGAVGVGRSTRKTVIVSFLLILVLGYFVTRLFYS; this is encoded by the coding sequence ATGGGGCGCCTGGGGCAGCTCGTGCTGCTCACCCTGCGCAATTCCGGGCGGGCCGTGCTGATGTCGCTGCGCTCGTTCCGAATCCTGCCTGCCGTGCTCTCGCCGCGCCGCCGGCCCGAGTTCATGCGCCAGTGTTTCGTTACGGGGATCAGGAGCCTGGGCGTCATCACCGTGGTGGCGCTCTTCACGGGTATGATCCTGGCCCTGCAGACCGGGCTCGAACTGCGGCGCTTCGGTCAGCAGGCCCATATCGGAACGGCGGTGACGGTGGTGATGCTGCGTGAAATGGGGCCGTTTATGACCGGGCTCATTATCGCCGCGAGTGTGGGGTCCGCGATCGCCGCTCAGCTCGGGACCATGACCGTCTCGGAGGAGGTGGCCGCGCTCGAGGTCATGTCGATCGACCCGCACAGCTTTCTCGTCCTGCCGCGGCTGGTGGCCCTGGCCGTGATGATGCCCGTACTTACCGTCTATTCAAACCTGGTCGGCATTCTCGGCGGCGCGGTCGTGGGCGCGACCCAGCTCGGGGTCTCGTTTGCGGCGTATTTCGATAACGCCACCATGTATGCGGCGAACAAGGATCTCTACGTGGGACTGTTCAAGGCGCTGCTGTTTGGGATCATCATCGCCACGGTCGCGTGCCACCAGGGGTTCGCGACCACGGGCGGGGCGGTCGGGGTGGGGCGCAGCACGCGCAAGACGGTGATCGTATCGTTCCTGCTCATCCTGGTGCTCGGCTACTTCGTAACCCGGCTGTTCTATTCATGA
- a CDS encoding ABC transporter ATP-binding protein, whose translation MIRFEQVSKALGGRPVLDAVDFRIERGETAVIVGRSGAGKSVMLKHMVRLLTPDEGRVRIGEDEISAAPDRELERIRERFGMLFQGAALLQWMSVYDNVALPLRERTGAREAEIDGRVREALDLVGLGDDTEKMPADLSGGMRKRVGLARAIVRKPEIVLYDEPTSGLDPVTSRLIDGLIADMRAKVGVTNVVVTHDLHSALSIGTRIVMLHEGRIVEHAAPDGFIRSEHPEVRRFLESQHIRAEDPWLKEKISET comes from the coding sequence ATGATTCGCTTCGAACAGGTCAGTAAAGCACTCGGAGGGCGCCCGGTCCTCGACGCGGTCGACTTTCGCATCGAGCGCGGAGAAACCGCCGTTATCGTCGGACGCTCCGGCGCGGGGAAGAGCGTCATGCTCAAGCATATGGTTCGCCTGCTCACCCCGGATGAAGGACGGGTGCGGATCGGCGAGGACGAGATCAGCGCCGCCCCGGACCGCGAACTCGAACGTATCCGTGAACGCTTCGGAATGCTCTTTCAGGGGGCGGCCCTGTTGCAGTGGATGAGCGTCTACGACAACGTCGCCCTGCCGCTGCGGGAGCGCACGGGAGCGCGCGAAGCGGAGATCGACGGCCGGGTCCGCGAGGCGCTCGATCTGGTGGGACTGGGCGACGATACGGAAAAAATGCCCGCCGATCTGTCCGGAGGCATGCGCAAGCGGGTGGGGCTGGCGCGGGCGATCGTCCGGAAACCGGAGATCGTGCTCTACGATGAACCGACCTCGGGCCTGGACCCGGTCACCTCCCGCCTCATCGACGGACTGATCGCCGACATGCGCGCGAAAGTCGGGGTCACCAATGTGGTGGTGACCCACGACCTGCACAGCGCGCTTTCCATAGGGACGCGAATCGTTATGCTCCACGAAGGCCGCATCGTGGAACATGCCGCCCCGGACGGATTCATCCGGTCCGAGCATCCGGAAGTCCGGCGGTTTTTGGAGTCACAGCATATAAGAGCGGAAGATCCATGGCTGAAGGAGAAGATCAGTGAAACTTAA
- a CDS encoding MlaD family protein, whose translation MKLKNNPDTPAEVLVGFFVFIVLLALGIFTIVLSRENVFEKSYPLEVSFEDVGGLREGDNVFMRGVRIGSVKDIRIGDRGVTVTAKLEQPVDLHRGYRIEVQATSVLGGKFMNIHEGDPRTPRIPDDAVPEGRVPVDLIDEASEVVRRLNEAFGEGGVVANLEDSMENVNAITRDLREGKGTMGRLIREDTLYRDLEMILADLREVSGRLRSGRGTIGKLLSEDDTLYRDLSEAASSLKNVAARLESGEGTLGRLIHDDGEVYRNLDETSASLKRIAAGLERGEGTLGKLIRDEGLYNEVDQLIEELRAAVDDAREATPVTTFSSVVFGAL comes from the coding sequence GTGAAACTTAAAAACAATCCCGATACGCCGGCGGAAGTGCTCGTGGGATTCTTCGTCTTTATCGTGCTTCTGGCGCTCGGCATCTTCACGATCGTGCTCAGCAGGGAGAATGTCTTCGAGAAGTCCTATCCGCTGGAGGTGTCCTTCGAAGACGTCGGCGGACTGCGCGAAGGCGATAATGTGTTCATGCGGGGTGTCCGCATCGGCAGCGTGAAGGATATCCGCATCGGCGACCGGGGCGTGACGGTCACGGCGAAACTCGAGCAGCCGGTGGACCTGCACCGCGGATACCGGATCGAAGTGCAGGCCACCTCGGTCCTGGGCGGGAAGTTCATGAATATCCATGAGGGAGACCCCCGCACGCCGCGCATTCCCGACGATGCCGTTCCCGAGGGTCGCGTGCCGGTCGACCTGATCGATGAGGCTTCCGAGGTGGTCCGGCGACTGAATGAAGCCTTCGGCGAGGGCGGGGTCGTGGCCAATCTCGAGGACTCCATGGAGAACGTGAACGCGATCACGCGGGACCTGCGCGAAGGCAAAGGTACCATGGGACGTCTGATCCGCGAGGACACGCTGTATCGCGACCTCGAGATGATCCTGGCCGACCTGCGGGAGGTGAGCGGGCGCCTCCGCAGCGGACGGGGCACGATCGGCAAGCTGCTCTCGGAGGACGATACGCTGTACCGCGATTTGAGCGAGGCGGCGTCGTCGCTGAAAAATGTGGCCGCCCGCCTCGAATCCGGCGAGGGCACCCTCGGCCGTCTGATCCACGACGACGGCGAGGTGTACCGGAACCTGGATGAGACCAGCGCTTCGCTCAAGCGTATCGCCGCGGGGCTGGAACGGGGCGAAGGCACGCTGGGTAAGCTGATCCGGGACGAGGGCCTGTACAACGAAGTGGACCAGCTGATCGAAGAACTTCGCGCCGCCGTGGACGACGCTCGCGAGGCGACCCCGGTCACGACCTTCAGTTCCGTGGTGTTCGGCGCGCTCTGA
- a CDS encoding GtrA family protein — protein sequence MAEEGTPEDHGAAAAFPLWRRLLMNKEHPVLQFIKYGIAGGLASGVDATVFYLLAWLLIPALSPTDPFVKIFGLEVEPISEAVRLRHYWIDKTIAFLFSNFTAYLMNIFFVFRSGRHKRHHELMMFYGAAILSFLIGTWLGGLLIEVGFETTYSYIGAVVAAVLINFTCRKFFIFHS from the coding sequence ATGGCCGAGGAAGGCACCCCTGAAGATCATGGCGCAGCGGCGGCGTTTCCGCTGTGGCGGCGTCTGCTGATGAACAAGGAACACCCGGTGCTCCAGTTCATCAAGTACGGTATCGCCGGCGGCCTCGCTTCGGGGGTCGACGCCACCGTGTTTTATCTGCTCGCGTGGCTCCTCATTCCCGCCTTAAGCCCTACCGACCCCTTTGTGAAGATATTCGGGCTCGAGGTCGAGCCGATCAGCGAGGCGGTGCGGTTGCGTCACTACTGGATCGACAAGACGATCGCGTTTCTCTTTTCCAATTTCACCGCCTACCTGATGAACATCTTTTTCGTCTTCCGTTCCGGCCGGCATAAGCGCCATCACGAACTCATGATGTTCTACGGTGCCGCGATTCTGAGTTTCCTGATCGGGACATGGCTGGGCGGACTGCTGATCGAAGTCGGATTTGAAACCACGTACTCTTACATCGGCGCCGTCGTTGCGGCGGTACTGATCAATTTCACCTGCCGCAAGTTCTTCATTTTTCACAGCTGA
- a CDS encoding phosphopantothenoylcysteine decarboxylase encodes MSPRVLIFSGPTREHLDPVRFLSNASSGRMGRELALESLRRGAKVDFVTGPVDPARLPAGESLTLHRVTSAREMLERGRVLFRSCDAALFAAAVADYEPAECRDRKMPKSECTLTLEFHPTPDVAATLCRSKRAGQWTLGFALQSDSGREQARDKMQRKHLDAILLNTPAAMERDTLTCALLTAADGTFDDWGTISKTECARRIVSAIPHFSCEK; translated from the coding sequence ATGAGCCCGCGCGTGCTCATCTTTTCGGGCCCGACCCGCGAACACCTCGATCCCGTGCGATTCCTGAGCAACGCATCCTCCGGACGCATGGGCCGCGAACTGGCCCTCGAGTCGCTGCGCCGCGGCGCGAAGGTCGATTTCGTGACCGGTCCCGTCGATCCCGCCCGGCTCCCCGCCGGCGAAAGCCTCACTCTTCATAGGGTCACCTCGGCCCGGGAGATGCTGGAACGCGGTCGCGTGCTTTTCCGCTCCTGCGACGCGGCCCTGTTCGCCGCCGCGGTCGCCGACTACGAACCGGCGGAGTGCCGCGACCGCAAAATGCCGAAATCGGAATGCACCCTGACACTTGAGTTCCATCCCACGCCGGATGTCGCCGCCACACTCTGCCGCTCCAAACGGGCCGGCCAGTGGACGCTCGGGTTTGCGCTCCAGAGCGATTCCGGCCGTGAGCAGGCGCGGGACAAGATGCAACGCAAACACCTCGACGCCATCCTGCTGAACACGCCTGCGGCGATGGAGCGCGATACGCTGACGTGCGCCCTGCTCACGGCGGCGGACGGGACGTTCGACGACTGGGGCACGATTTCCAAGACGGAGTGCGCGCGCAGGATCGTCTCCGCGATACCGCACTTCAGCTGTGAAAAATGA
- a CDS encoding flavoprotein translates to MSEPRAHTKILLGIGGGIAACKAATVASRLTQRDFEVHVLMTPAAARFVQPLTFAALTQREVQTTIFPEDPGGVPERLYPHLFPACEASVFAVLPATADLIAKLAAGFADDVVCGAALALPETCARIFCPAMHPLMWSKQVVGSNAATLRERGWAQIGPDRGPTACGAEGPGRMSEPEEIVQAILDSVS, encoded by the coding sequence ATGAGTGAACCACGCGCACATACGAAGATCCTTCTCGGTATCGGCGGCGGCATCGCGGCCTGCAAGGCGGCGACCGTCGCCAGCCGGCTCACGCAGCGGGATTTCGAGGTGCATGTGTTGATGACCCCGGCCGCGGCGCGTTTTGTGCAGCCGCTTACCTTCGCGGCCCTGACGCAGCGTGAAGTGCAGACCACCATCTTTCCGGAGGACCCCGGCGGGGTCCCGGAGAGGCTCTACCCGCATCTCTTCCCCGCATGCGAGGCCTCGGTCTTCGCGGTGCTCCCGGCAACCGCTGATCTGATCGCCAAGCTCGCCGCCGGCTTCGCGGACGACGTCGTCTGCGGAGCCGCCCTCGCCCTGCCCGAAACCTGTGCGAGAATCTTCTGTCCCGCCATGCACCCCCTGATGTGGTCCAAGCAGGTCGTGGGCTCCAATGCCGCCACCCTGCGCGAACGCGGATGGGCACAGATCGGACCCGATCGCGGCCCTACGGCCTGCGGGGCGGAGGGTCCGGGCCGCATGAGCGAGCCGGAGGAAATCGTGCAGGCCATTCTTGATTCGGTCTCATGA
- the frr gene encoding ribosome recycling factor has translation MNTLEDVLKDTRERMDKAVEYLQDELSGLRTGKASPSLVENITVDYYGTPTRLRDIANIATPEARLITISPFDPSSLQAIEKAITAANLGITPMNDGRIIRIPIPELTEERREELSKVAKRMTEEQRVAVRNVRREANDQIKQLQKNGDITEDDRDDALEETQKLTDRHIKSMDEMLEAKTTEMMEV, from the coding sequence ATGAACACCCTCGAGGACGTACTTAAAGACACCCGCGAGCGCATGGATAAGGCCGTGGAATACCTGCAGGATGAGCTTTCCGGACTCCGCACCGGAAAGGCGTCGCCGAGCCTGGTCGAGAATATCACCGTGGATTACTACGGCACCCCGACCCGGCTCCGCGATATCGCGAACATCGCCACGCCGGAGGCCCGGCTGATTACGATCTCGCCGTTCGATCCCTCGTCGCTGCAGGCGATCGAAAAAGCGATCACGGCCGCAAATCTCGGGATCACCCCGATGAACGACGGGCGCATCATCCGTATTCCGATCCCGGAGCTGACCGAGGAGAGGCGCGAGGAGCTGAGCAAGGTGGCGAAGCGGATGACGGAAGAGCAGCGCGTGGCGGTACGCAACGTCCGCCGCGAGGCGAACGATCAGATCAAACAGCTCCAGAAGAACGGCGATATCACGGAAGACGATCGTGACGACGCGCTGGAGGAGACCCAGAAGCTCACCGACCGGCACATCAAGAGCATGGACGAGATGCTCGAGGCCAAGACCACTGAAATGATGGAGGTCTGA
- the pyrH gene encoding UMP kinase, translated as MNTPARPRVKRVLLKLSGEAFQPRNGGQGIDPDVLASLAAQLQELRDRGAEIAIVVGGGNIFRGLKGVDSGVDRTAGDHMGMLATVINSLALQAALEKRDIPTRTMTAISMPAVAEPFIRRRAMRHLEKGRVVIFGAGTGNPYFTTDSAAALRATEIRADLLMKGTKVDGIYDKDPMENSDAVRYESVTYDEALKKQLRVMDAAAFSLCMDNEIPIVVFNFFKKNEMVRVFESEPVGTLVHQ; from the coding sequence ATGAATACACCGGCACGTCCCAGGGTAAAACGGGTTCTTCTGAAGTTGAGCGGGGAGGCCTTTCAACCCCGCAACGGGGGACAGGGCATCGACCCCGATGTGCTCGCCTCGCTCGCGGCCCAGCTTCAGGAGTTGAGGGATCGCGGGGCCGAAATCGCGATCGTCGTCGGCGGCGGCAACATCTTCCGCGGCCTCAAGGGCGTCGACTCCGGCGTGGACCGCACCGCCGGCGATCACATGGGCATGCTCGCCACCGTCATCAACAGCCTCGCGCTCCAGGCCGCGCTCGAGAAGCGCGACATCCCGACCAGAACCATGACGGCCATCTCGATGCCCGCCGTGGCGGAGCCCTTCATCCGCCGCCGCGCGATGCGCCACCTGGAAAAAGGCCGGGTGGTCATCTTCGGCGCCGGCACCGGGAATCCCTATTTCACCACCGACAGCGCCGCGGCGCTGCGCGCGACCGAAATCCGCGCCGATCTGCTGATGAAGGGCACCAAGGTCGACGGCATCTATGACAAGGATCCGATGGAGAACTCCGACGCGGTTCGCTACGAGAGCGTGACCTACGACGAGGCGCTGAAAAAGCAGCTTCGCGTTATGGACGCCGCCGCTTTTTCGCTCTGTATGGACAACGAGATCCCCATCGTGGTGTTTAATTTTTTCAAGAAAAACGAGATGGTTCGCGTGTTCGAAAGCGAGCCCGTGGGAACCCTCGTCCATCAGTAG